From a region of the Rhodococcus sp. 4CII genome:
- a CDS encoding PH domain-containing protein produces the protein MSAAPEPGIAPPIAQGEAAVAAEEEQPWLRLDRRMLLVHPVNEIVKLLPVLLISLVIGTQSGNHVWSLVAVVVFVVFGISRWFTTSYRIGPVHVQLRQGLFRKRLLSVPRNRIRSVDVEAGVLHRLLGLSIVRIGTGKQVGSKPDAAKFELNALSARLVPDLRAALLDRQAAAGAEHTAVAREPAVTEIGHWTPAWVRYAPFSVTGVVTIAAIVGLAFQYGIGAKIARSSTVAEGIESAERVGIVLAVVVGSIVLLIAASALACVRYLLTYGNMRLTDNGRTLHVSHGLLKTRQTTLDRARLRGTTLEEPLLLRLAGGARLDAVMTGVSAERRESSLLLPQGPRAEAERVMATVIGDHRQAAVALTAHGPVAARRRYTRALIPAEIALAVALMFLILDRPVFGAAWAGIGVLAVGGVALAWDRYRGLGHAVLPGWLITSSGSLDRARHSLEADGIIGWTVRQTFFQRRAGVATVVAATPAGTGKYLVIDLPADQAWSLVESVTPGGGDVWARH, from the coding sequence GTGAGTGCGGCACCGGAACCGGGAATCGCTCCCCCCATCGCGCAGGGCGAGGCCGCGGTCGCCGCCGAGGAGGAGCAGCCCTGGTTGCGGCTGGACCGCCGGATGCTGCTGGTCCACCCGGTCAACGAGATCGTGAAACTTCTGCCGGTATTGCTGATTTCGCTGGTGATCGGCACGCAGAGCGGCAACCACGTGTGGAGTCTCGTCGCTGTCGTCGTGTTCGTCGTGTTCGGTATCTCGCGCTGGTTCACGACGAGCTACCGGATCGGCCCGGTGCACGTACAACTACGGCAGGGCCTGTTCCGCAAACGCCTGCTGTCGGTTCCGCGCAACCGCATCCGATCCGTCGACGTGGAGGCGGGGGTCCTGCATCGCCTACTGGGCCTGTCGATTGTGCGCATCGGCACCGGCAAGCAGGTCGGGTCCAAGCCGGACGCGGCGAAGTTCGAACTCAACGCGCTCTCCGCACGGCTGGTACCCGACCTTCGCGCCGCACTGCTCGACCGTCAGGCCGCTGCCGGAGCCGAGCACACCGCGGTCGCTCGGGAGCCGGCGGTGACCGAGATCGGCCACTGGACACCGGCCTGGGTGCGCTACGCCCCGTTCTCGGTGACCGGGGTGGTAACCATCGCGGCCATTGTCGGACTCGCGTTCCAGTACGGGATCGGCGCGAAGATCGCCCGCTCGTCGACGGTGGCCGAGGGCATCGAATCCGCCGAGCGCGTCGGGATCGTCCTCGCCGTGGTGGTCGGCAGCATCGTCCTCCTGATCGCGGCGAGCGCGCTCGCGTGCGTCCGGTACCTGCTGACCTACGGCAACATGAGGCTGACGGACAACGGCCGCACCCTTCACGTCAGTCACGGGCTGTTGAAGACCCGCCAGACCACACTCGACCGCGCCCGTCTCCGCGGTACGACGCTCGAGGAACCGCTCCTGCTGCGACTCGCCGGTGGCGCGCGACTGGACGCCGTCATGACCGGCGTCAGCGCGGAGCGCCGGGAGTCCTCGCTCCTGCTCCCCCAGGGTCCGCGCGCGGAAGCCGAACGGGTGATGGCCACCGTGATCGGCGACCACCGGCAGGCAGCGGTCGCGCTCACGGCGCACGGCCCGGTCGCCGCACGCCGGCGCTACACGCGGGCGCTGATCCCCGCCGAGATCGCCCTCGCCGTCGCTCTGATGTTCCTGATCCTCGACCGGCCCGTGTTCGGAGCCGCGTGGGCCGGAATCGGCGTGCTCGCCGTCGGCGGCGTGGCACTGGCGTGGGATCGGTACCGGGGTCTCGGACATGCGGTGCTACCCGGATGGTTGATCACCAGCAGCGGCTCCCTCGACCGCGCAAGGCACAGCCTCGAGGCCGACGGCATCATCGGGTGGACCGTCCGTCAGACGTTCTTCCAGCGACGGGCCGGCGTCGCGACCGTCGTCGCCGCCACCCCCGCGGGCACCGGCAAATATCTGGTAATCGACCTCCCCGCCGATCAGGCGTGGTCGCTCGTCGAGTCGGTGACACCCGGTGGAGGTGATGTATGGGCGCGGCACTGA
- a CDS encoding uracil-DNA glycosylase, whose protein sequence is MGAALTDITGLDAQLIECRACPRLVEWREQVARDKRASFRDETYWGRPVPGFGPPDAPLLIVGLAPAAHGANRTGRMFTGDRSGDFLYAALHAVGLASKPTATHIGDGLELFGVRITAPVHCAPPANKPTPAERDHCRHWLDSELRILRPHLRSVIVLGGFGWQSLLPVLDDAGWAVPRPRPKFGHGAHVELPHTELPSTELSGTEQPLHLFGCYHVSQQNTFTGRLTPAMLESVLSDAARAAGLSE, encoded by the coding sequence ATGGGCGCGGCACTGACCGACATCACCGGACTCGACGCACAGTTGATCGAATGCCGGGCCTGCCCCCGCCTCGTCGAGTGGCGAGAGCAGGTCGCGCGCGACAAACGCGCCTCCTTCCGGGACGAAACCTATTGGGGCCGGCCGGTTCCCGGTTTCGGACCACCCGACGCGCCCCTGCTGATCGTCGGTCTGGCCCCCGCCGCCCACGGCGCGAACCGCACCGGTCGTATGTTCACCGGCGACCGCAGCGGCGACTTCCTCTACGCCGCACTCCACGCCGTGGGTCTGGCGAGTAAGCCCACCGCCACCCACATCGGCGACGGCCTCGAACTGTTCGGCGTCCGCATCACCGCCCCCGTGCACTGCGCGCCGCCCGCGAACAAGCCGACCCCGGCCGAACGCGACCACTGCCGCCACTGGCTCGACTCCGAACTGCGGATCCTCCGCCCCCACCTGCGGTCGGTGATCGTGCTCGGAGGTTTCGGCTGGCAATCGCTGCTCCCCGTCCTCGACGACGCCGGCTGGGCCGTCCCCCGGCCGCGACCCAAGTTCGGGCACGGGGCGCACGTCGAACTCCCCCACACCGAACTCCCCAGCACCGAACTCTCCGGCACCGAACAGCCGCTGCACCTGTTCGGCTGCTACCACGTCAGCCAGCAGAACACCTTCACCGGCCGGCTCACCCCCGCCATGCTCGAATCCGTGCTGTCCGACGCCGCGCGCGCGGCCGGGTTGAGCGAGTGA
- a CDS encoding uroporphyrinogen-III synthase yields the protein MSNDELSGLTIAVTAERRAAEFITLLERHGAEITHTPAIHVLPLADDSDLRSRTDEVIATPPDLLVVSTAVGFRGWLDAARAWGEEDALLGALQSARIITRGPKAKGAVRGAGLREEWSPETESSEEVHEHLVAEGVRGLRVAVQLHGTITEWEPMTDLSVSLAGAGAETTAVSVYRWIRPENQQPLQTLLDRIIHAEVDAVTFTSAPAVSSLLSTAKETDRVDALLDAFRGPVAPVCVGSVTASPLTALGVDTLQPARPRLGSMAKYIIEELPNRRHAG from the coding sequence ATGTCGAACGACGAACTTTCCGGACTGACCATCGCCGTCACCGCCGAACGCCGGGCCGCCGAGTTCATCACGCTCCTCGAACGGCACGGTGCCGAGATCACCCACACCCCCGCCATCCACGTGCTGCCGCTCGCCGACGACTCCGATCTGCGGTCCCGCACCGACGAGGTCATCGCGACGCCGCCGGACCTCCTGGTCGTCAGCACTGCCGTCGGATTCCGGGGATGGTTGGATGCGGCACGGGCCTGGGGCGAGGAGGACGCGCTGCTCGGCGCCCTGCAGTCGGCCCGGATCATCACCCGCGGTCCCAAGGCGAAGGGCGCCGTCCGCGGCGCGGGGTTGCGTGAGGAGTGGTCGCCGGAGACGGAGTCGTCCGAAGAAGTGCACGAGCACCTCGTCGCCGAGGGCGTGCGCGGGCTGCGGGTGGCGGTCCAGTTGCACGGAACCATCACCGAGTGGGAGCCGATGACCGACCTGAGCGTCTCTCTCGCCGGCGCCGGGGCGGAGACGACGGCCGTGTCCGTGTACCGGTGGATCAGACCCGAGAACCAGCAACCGCTGCAGACGCTGCTCGATCGGATCATCCACGCCGAGGTCGACGCCGTCACCTTCACCAGCGCGCCCGCCGTGTCGTCCCTCCTCAGCACCGCGAAGGAGACCGACCGCGTCGACGCCCTCCTCGACGCATTCCGCGGTCCCGTCGCACCCGTTTGCGTCGGCTCCGTCACGGCCTCGCCACTCACCGCCCTCGGCGTCGACACCCTGCAACCCGCCCGGCCCCGCCTCGGCAGCATGGCCAAATACATCATCGAGGAACTCCCGAACCGGCGGCATGCGGGGTGA
- a CDS encoding IS1634 family transposase — MAFIRKVRTKSGATAVQIARYANGRQEIVTHIGSAHTDLELGMLLERARAWLEPDQQALDLGVTPQIPVEKPLPTGQKTLLDPAEKPARIDAPGRTESTGSVLLRQVMTEVYEQLGFGIVDDEVFRDLVIARIVEPGSKLDAGRVLHDLGADPPSYATIKRHLKQVITGEYRDKIAEQCFAHAAETGGLSLLLYDVTTLYFEAEKEDDLRKVGYSKERRVDPQIVVGLLVDRTGFPLEIGCYEGNAAETHTIVPIVRQFQTRHDLEGVEMVVAADAGMLSAANLAALDRAGLKFIVGSRVTKAPGDLCSHFHWNGTVFKGGQIIDTITPRHGRSVVNNTRKRAEPVWNQAEHPNAWRAVWQYSRSRAARDEKTLNAQEARARAVVDGDTVPKSTRFVKATAKGRRLDTASLERARMLVGLKGYVTNLPVSVMDPGEVIGKYHELWHVEQSFRMSKTDLRARPIFHRTRDAIEAHLTVVFTALAVSRVVQERSGFAIGKVVKLLRPLRSATIAINGTRHTFPPDVEANTKALLDRIVEP, encoded by the coding sequence GTGGCGTTTATCAGGAAGGTGCGCACCAAATCCGGGGCCACGGCCGTGCAGATCGCCCGATACGCAAACGGCCGGCAGGAGATCGTCACACACATCGGCTCCGCCCACACCGACCTCGAACTCGGGATGCTCCTCGAACGCGCCCGGGCATGGCTCGAACCCGACCAGCAGGCTCTCGATCTGGGTGTCACACCCCAGATCCCGGTCGAAAAACCCCTGCCCACCGGGCAGAAGACACTGCTTGACCCCGCCGAGAAACCCGCGAGGATCGATGCGCCGGGACGTACCGAATCCACCGGATCGGTGCTGCTGCGCCAGGTGATGACCGAGGTGTACGAGCAACTCGGCTTCGGAATCGTCGACGATGAGGTGTTCCGCGATCTGGTGATCGCCCGCATCGTCGAACCCGGTTCGAAACTCGACGCCGGCCGGGTCCTGCACGACCTCGGCGCCGACCCGCCCAGCTACGCCACGATCAAACGCCACCTCAAGCAGGTCATCACCGGCGAGTACCGGGACAAGATCGCCGAGCAGTGCTTCGCCCACGCTGCCGAAACCGGCGGCCTGAGCCTGTTGCTCTACGATGTGACGACCTTGTACTTCGAAGCCGAAAAAGAGGATGACCTGCGCAAAGTCGGGTACTCGAAGGAACGTCGGGTCGACCCGCAGATCGTGGTGGGGTTGCTCGTCGACCGCACCGGCTTCCCCCTCGAAATCGGATGCTACGAAGGCAACGCCGCTGAAACCCACACGATTGTGCCGATCGTGCGCCAGTTCCAGACCCGCCACGATCTCGAGGGCGTCGAGATGGTCGTGGCCGCCGACGCCGGGATGCTGTCGGCGGCGAATCTGGCGGCGTTGGATCGGGCGGGCCTGAAGTTCATCGTCGGGTCACGGGTGACGAAGGCGCCCGGTGATCTCTGTTCCCATTTCCATTGGAACGGTACAGTTTTCAAAGGTGGGCAGATCATCGACACGATCACGCCGCGGCATGGTCGCTCGGTGGTGAACAACACCCGTAAACGCGCCGAACCCGTCTGGAATCAGGCGGAGCATCCGAATGCGTGGCGGGCGGTGTGGCAGTACTCGCGCAGTCGGGCGGCTCGTGACGAGAAGACCCTGAACGCGCAGGAGGCGCGGGCTCGTGCTGTGGTCGACGGTGACACCGTCCCGAAGTCGACACGGTTCGTCAAGGCGACTGCGAAGGGCCGACGGCTGGATACGGCCTCGCTGGAGCGGGCGCGGATGCTCGTGGGCTTGAAGGGTTATGTGACGAATCTTCCTGTGTCGGTGATGGATCCGGGTGAGGTGATCGGGAAGTATCACGAGTTGTGGCATGTGGAGCAGTCGTTTCGGATGTCGAAGACGGATCTGCGGGCGCGGCCGATCTTCCACCGGACCCGTGATGCGATCGAGGCGCACCTGACCGTGGTGTTCACGGCGTTGGCGGTCTCGCGGGTGGTGCAGGAACGTAGCGGATTCGCGATCGGGAAGGTCGTGAAACTGCTGAGACCACTACGGTCGGCGACCATCGCGATCAACGGGACTCGCCACACGTTCCCACCCGACGTCGAGGCCAACACGAAGGCCCTGCTCGACCGGATTGTGGAGCCCTGA
- a CDS encoding catalase: MTDQNFTTDDAGIPVTSDEHSLTIGTDGPILLQDHYLIEKMAQFNRERVAERQPHAKGGGAFGRFEVTEDVSAYTKADLFQPGKKTDLLIRFSSVAGERGSPDTWRDPRGFAIKFYTDQGNYDMVGNNTPVFFMRDPMKFQDFIRSQKRRADNNLRDHDMQWDFWTLSPESAHQVTWLMGDRGIPRTWRHMNGYSSHTYMWVNAAGDKFWVKYHFKTDQGIEFFTQHEGDQMAAMDTDYHTRDLWEHIEGGEYPSWTLNMQIMPFKDADDYRFNPFDLTKVWPHSDYPLIPVGRMTLDRNPTDYHCEIEQAAFEPSNLVPGIGPSPDKMLVGRLFSYPDAHRYRIGANYKELPVNRPHVPVRSYSKDGNMRHHNPGDPVYVPNSKGGPHADPSQVGKTATWYAAGDMVRSPYALHRDDDDWGQAGTMVREVLDDAARDRLVDNIVGHLLNGVSEPVLAKAFEYWRNVDKPLGDRIADGVSKKQSETDPKAGEQANAARSSAQAKA, from the coding sequence ATGACAGATCAGAACTTCACGACCGACGACGCCGGCATCCCGGTGACGAGTGACGAACATTCGCTCACGATCGGGACGGACGGGCCCATACTCCTGCAGGACCACTACCTGATCGAGAAGATGGCCCAGTTCAACCGCGAACGCGTAGCGGAGCGCCAACCGCACGCGAAGGGCGGCGGGGCGTTCGGACGGTTCGAAGTTACCGAGGACGTCTCCGCCTACACGAAAGCCGACCTCTTTCAGCCCGGCAAGAAGACCGATCTGCTGATCAGATTCTCGTCGGTCGCCGGCGAGCGTGGCAGCCCGGACACGTGGCGCGACCCGCGTGGATTCGCGATCAAGTTCTACACCGACCAGGGCAACTACGACATGGTCGGCAACAACACCCCCGTCTTCTTCATGCGCGACCCCATGAAGTTCCAGGACTTCATCCGCTCGCAGAAGCGGCGTGCCGACAACAACCTTCGTGACCACGACATGCAGTGGGATTTCTGGACGCTGTCCCCGGAATCGGCGCACCAGGTCACCTGGCTCATGGGCGACCGTGGCATCCCGCGCACGTGGCGGCACATGAACGGGTACTCGAGCCACACCTACATGTGGGTGAACGCCGCGGGCGACAAGTTCTGGGTGAAGTACCACTTCAAGACCGACCAGGGCATCGAGTTCTTCACGCAGCACGAGGGTGACCAGATGGCCGCCATGGACACCGACTACCACACCCGTGACCTGTGGGAGCACATCGAAGGCGGCGAGTACCCGAGCTGGACCCTGAACATGCAGATCATGCCGTTCAAGGATGCCGACGACTACCGGTTCAACCCGTTCGACCTCACCAAGGTGTGGCCGCACAGCGACTATCCGCTCATCCCCGTCGGCAGAATGACTCTCGATCGTAACCCCACCGACTACCACTGCGAGATCGAGCAGGCCGCGTTCGAACCCAGCAACCTCGTGCCCGGCATCGGCCCGAGCCCCGACAAGATGCTTGTCGGACGGCTGTTCTCCTACCCGGACGCCCACCGCTACCGCATCGGCGCCAACTACAAGGAACTACCCGTCAACCGCCCGCACGTCCCCGTCCGCTCGTACTCGAAGGACGGCAACATGCGGCACCACAACCCCGGCGATCCGGTGTACGTGCCGAACTCCAAGGGCGGCCCGCACGCCGACCCGTCACAGGTCGGGAAGACCGCAACCTGGTACGCCGCCGGCGACATGGTGCGCTCGCCCTATGCGCTCCACCGGGACGACGACGACTGGGGTCAGGCCGGGACCATGGTCCGGGAGGTACTCGACGACGCTGCACGGGACCGTTTGGTGGACAACATCGTCGGCCACCTGCTGAACGGCGTCAGCGAACCGGTCCTGGCGAAGGCGTTCGAATACTGGCGCAACGTCGACAAGCCCCTCGGCGACCGGATCGCCGACGGTGTGTCGAAGAAGCAGTCGGAGACCGACCCGAAGGCGGGGGAGCAGGCCAACGCGGCGCGCAGCAGCGCGCAGGCGAAGGCCTAA
- the mshB gene encoding N-acetyl-1-D-myo-inositol-2-amino-2-deoxy-alpha-D-glucopyranoside deacetylase — translation MSERRLLLVHAHPDDETITTGGTIARYVAEGAEVHVLTCTLGEEGEVIGDEWAHLVAGAADQLGGFRIGELTSALSRLGAGRPRFLLGAGRFRDSGMVGTASAANPRAFVNADRESVIAAMVALIRELRPHVVVTYDTDGGYGHPDHIQAHTITTAAVEAAGSACYPDRGEPWDVAKLYWTVTEATALESGLCRIGDVPDGWRLPEPGELPSVPDSDVTTVIDVRGVFDAKRAALAAHATQVTVAPSGTEYALSNDIAQPILTEEHFVLVRGALGDTGQDGREHDLFAGVGH, via the coding sequence ATGAGTGAGCGGCGACTTCTGCTGGTCCACGCCCATCCCGACGACGAGACCATCACCACCGGCGGCACCATCGCGCGCTATGTCGCAGAGGGCGCCGAGGTTCACGTCCTCACGTGCACGCTCGGTGAGGAAGGCGAGGTGATCGGCGACGAGTGGGCGCATCTGGTGGCCGGCGCCGCCGATCAACTCGGCGGGTTCCGGATCGGTGAGCTGACCTCCGCCCTCTCGCGCCTGGGCGCGGGGCGGCCGCGGTTTCTCCTGGGGGCGGGGCGCTTCCGCGATTCCGGGATGGTAGGCACCGCGTCGGCGGCGAACCCGCGCGCGTTCGTCAATGCCGACCGCGAGTCCGTGATCGCGGCGATGGTGGCTCTCATCCGGGAGTTGCGACCGCACGTCGTGGTCACCTACGACACCGACGGCGGATACGGGCACCCCGACCACATCCAGGCGCACACGATCACCACCGCGGCCGTCGAGGCCGCGGGTTCGGCGTGCTACCCGGATCGCGGTGAACCGTGGGACGTCGCGAAGCTGTACTGGACGGTGACCGAGGCGACCGCGCTCGAGTCGGGTCTCTGCCGGATCGGGGACGTGCCCGACGGCTGGCGCCTGCCGGAGCCCGGCGAACTGCCGAGTGTCCCGGACTCCGACGTGACGACGGTCATCGACGTGCGGGGCGTGTTCGACGCCAAGCGGGCGGCGCTCGCGGCGCACGCCACGCAGGTGACGGTGGCACCGAGTGGCACCGAGTACGCGCTCTCCAACGACATCGCGCAGCCGATCCTGACCGAGGAACACTTCGTGCTGGTGCGAGGTGCACTCGGCGACACGGGCCAGGACGGCCGGGAGCACGACCTCTTCGCCGGCGTCGGTCACTGA
- a CDS encoding ABC transporter family substrate-binding protein produces the protein MGAGGRLARGRGLRGRRRGTAVAALLLAVTTTVLTSCTADPPPPVESTDSPKPTVSPTEKQPVVVAIDDVGSGFNPHLLSDQSPANSAVSALVLPSPFRPVPDPAHPGGSTWIPDSSLVIAADVTSQEPFTVTYQLRNEAQWSDGAPIAAEDFRYLWQQMISAPGVVDPAGYRLIEDVRSSGGGKTVTVVMKAAYPAWRELFTDLLPSHLIKDSPGGFATGLSENIPVSGAHFHIKSIDRGRDEILLERNDRFWDKPATPDQILMRRDGSPSQLADSMRNNDTQVVQIHGGTATSAQLAAIPTVRTGSSYQPRGLDLTLNGRVPELADVRVRKSLLDLLDTDLLAVVGAGSEASAVPARSQVYAPSDPGYVATAPARPSREQVLAQLAEYGYVAETPTATAVPAGAAPATRLVRNGVPLTLVIGTPEGDDTASAVANTAADQLRGAGVDATVTALPAEELYGESLSKGDIGAVVGWSRAGSDPATALASRHSCPPVAVATTQANTGTSGPAGDSVVEAEAPSNLSGVCDPTLQPAIDAGLRGTGDVPQALADADRRLWDLAAVLPIMQDRTLVAAGPGVEGVSLSGAVPVGIFSDAADWSRIKE, from the coding sequence GTGGGTGCTGGGGGTCGACTCGCGAGAGGTCGAGGACTGCGGGGACGACGGCGGGGGACGGCAGTGGCCGCGCTCCTGCTGGCCGTGACGACGACGGTACTCACGTCGTGCACCGCCGATCCGCCTCCGCCCGTCGAAAGCACCGACAGCCCCAAGCCGACGGTGTCGCCCACCGAGAAGCAGCCCGTCGTCGTCGCGATCGACGACGTGGGCAGCGGATTCAACCCGCACCTGCTGTCGGACCAGTCGCCGGCGAACTCCGCGGTCAGCGCGCTCGTCCTGCCGAGCCCGTTCCGGCCGGTGCCCGATCCCGCACACCCAGGCGGCAGCACCTGGATTCCCGACTCGTCGCTTGTCATCGCCGCGGACGTCACGTCGCAGGAACCGTTCACCGTCACGTACCAGTTGCGGAACGAGGCGCAGTGGTCCGACGGCGCCCCCATCGCCGCCGAGGACTTCCGGTACCTGTGGCAGCAGATGATCAGTGCGCCCGGTGTCGTCGACCCGGCCGGGTACCGGCTCATCGAGGACGTCAGGTCGTCCGGCGGCGGCAAGACGGTGACCGTCGTGATGAAGGCCGCGTACCCCGCGTGGCGTGAACTGTTCACCGACCTGCTGCCGTCACACCTCATCAAGGATTCCCCGGGCGGTTTCGCGACCGGGCTGTCCGAGAACATCCCGGTGTCGGGCGCGCACTTCCACATCAAGTCCATCGATCGCGGTCGCGACGAGATCCTGCTCGAACGCAACGACCGGTTCTGGGACAAGCCGGCGACCCCCGACCAGATCCTGATGCGCCGCGACGGATCGCCGTCGCAGCTCGCCGACTCGATGCGCAACAACGACACCCAGGTCGTGCAGATACACGGGGGCACGGCTACTTCGGCGCAGCTCGCGGCGATCCCGACGGTGCGCACCGGGTCGTCGTATCAGCCCCGCGGACTCGACCTGACGCTGAACGGCCGGGTGCCCGAACTTGCCGACGTCCGGGTGCGGAAGAGTCTCCTGGACCTCCTGGACACCGACCTGCTCGCCGTCGTCGGCGCGGGCAGCGAGGCGTCCGCTGTTCCTGCGCGGTCGCAGGTCTACGCCCCGTCCGACCCCGGTTACGTCGCGACCGCACCCGCGCGGCCGAGCCGCGAGCAGGTGCTGGCGCAACTGGCCGAGTACGGCTATGTGGCCGAAACCCCCACGGCGACCGCCGTTCCCGCGGGTGCTGCGCCGGCGACCCGGCTCGTCCGCAACGGTGTGCCGCTGACTCTCGTCATCGGGACACCCGAGGGGGACGACACCGCGAGCGCAGTCGCGAACACGGCAGCCGACCAGTTGCGCGGCGCCGGCGTCGATGCCACCGTGACGGCACTTCCCGCCGAGGAGCTGTACGGAGAGTCGCTGAGCAAGGGCGACATCGGAGCGGTCGTCGGATGGTCGCGCGCCGGATCCGATCCGGCGACGGCACTGGCCTCCCGGCACAGCTGCCCGCCCGTGGCGGTCGCGACGACGCAGGCGAACACCGGGACGTCGGGCCCCGCAGGGGATTCGGTGGTGGAGGCCGAGGCTCCGTCGAACCTGTCCGGCGTCTGCGATCCCACGCTGCAACCGGCCATCGACGCCGGGCTGCGGGGAACGGGGGACGTGCCGCAGGCCCTCGCCGATGCCGATCGCAGGCTCTGGGATCTCGCTGCGGTGCTGCCGATCATGCAGGATCGCACGCTGGTCGCGGCAGGACCGGGCGTCGAGGGTGTGTCTCTGTCGGGCGCCGTGCCGGTCGGAATATTCAGCGACGCAGCAGACTGGAGCAGGATCAAGGAATGA